Part of the Pseudomonas sp. Leaf58 genome is shown below.
GCCTACCTCGATGCGCTGGCGCTACTGCCCGAGCAACATACGCCCTCGCCAGAGCAACGCTGGGTATTGCTAGAAACCCTGCAAGCACTGGATGAATTGCTCGACGGCCTAAAGGCCCCGGTGCGCAAGGCCTTTCTCTGGAGCCAGCTGGAAGGCCTGGGCTACGCCGAAATCGGCAAGCGCTTGGGCGTGTGCGAGCGTTCGGTCAAACGCTACATGGCACAAGCCTACGAGCATTGCTTGCTGGCCGATTTGCAATGATTCCGCATACCCCCGCAACCCGCGAGGCTGTGCGTGCCGCTGCCCGCTGGCTGGCGCTGGTCGATTCCGGCGGCGCCAGCCAGCGTGACTTGCTGCGCCTGGCGCAATGGCGCGCCCGCAGCGGCTTGCACGAAAGTGCCTGGCAAAAGGCACTGCTGTTGCGCCAGCGCTTTGCCGAACTGCCCAGCCCCCTGGCCATGGCTACCCTGGGCCGTCCGGATGCCGGCCGCCGAGCGCTGCTCAAGCAGGCCTTGGGGCTAGCGGCGTTGCTGCCGGCGGCGTGGCTGGTGAGCCGAGAGCTACCGCTGGACGCCTGGACCGCAGACCTGCACACCGCCGTCGGGGAGCGCCAGCAAGTGCTGCTGAGCGACGGCACATTCGTGCAGTTGAACACTGACAGTGCAGTGGATTTCGCCCCAGGTGCGCGCCGCCTGGTACTACTGCGTGGCGAAGTGGCAGCCAGAGTGCCTGGCAACCTGGGGCTTACGGTGCAGGTGCCCTATGGCCAGGTCGTGCTTGACGCTGGCGAGGTATGCCTGCGCCTGGTCGATCAAGCTTGCCGGGTATCGGTGCTTAACGGCACGGCCAGCCTGCAACCGCTGCGCGGCCCGGCCCGGGTGCTGCAGGCCGGGCAACAGGCCAACCTGCAGGCGGTTGGTATCGGCCCTGTGACAAGCCTGGCCCTGTGGCCACTGGGCTGGCGCGAAGGCGTGCTGCGGCTGGAGGATCGCCCCTTGGGCGAGTTGTTGCACGAGCTGCGCCGTTACCGTCCCGGCGTGTTGCGCTGGGCACCGGCGCTGGAGGGACTGCGGGTAACAGGTACGTTCCGCCTGGACGACACCGACCGCGTGCTGGCCTTGCTCGCCGCCAGCCTGCCGTTGCAGGTGCACACGCGTACACGCTATTGGGTAAGCCTGGCCGCGCGGGAAACTCGTGCATGAGCCTGTCCCCTTTTTTTCGCTCACCGGTCAATACCGGTAGGAGCAAATAAAGGGGAGCCCTGTTCAATGCCTGCCGTAAAGTCTTGCCGCCTGCGCCCACTGGCGCGTGCAGCACATCCGTTGTTCGCGATGAGCCTGTTGTTGTGTGCACCCGCATGGGCCGATGAACCCGCCCGGCGCAGTTATCAGGTGCCAGCAGCAAGCCTTGGCGCCGTGCTGACCCATTTTGCCGAGCAGGCCGGGGTCAGCCTGTCGTTGGACCCGGTGCTGGTCAACGGCAGGCACAGTAACGGCCTTTCCGGCAGCTACAGTGTCGACGAAGGTTTCGCTCAGTTGCTGCGCGGCAGCGGCCTGCAGTTGCTGCCGGTGGGCGAGGGCAGCTTCACCCTGGTGCCGGCGCCCCCGGCGGGCGGGCCCCTGGAAATCGCCCCGATCAGCATCGTTAGCGGCTTGGCCGCCAGCAGCGAAACGCAACCCTATGCCGGTGGCCAGGTAGCCCGCCAGGGCGCGCAAGGCTTGCTCGGTTCGCGCGACTTCATGGAAACCCCGTTCAGTATTACCAGCTACACCAGTGAGTGGGTGAAAAACCAGCAGGCGCGGACTTTGGGCGAGTTGATCGCCAGTGACCCTTCGGTACGCGCCACCAACCCCGCAGGCGGGCGCTTCGAGCAGTTCACCATTCGCGGTTTCAGCCTGTTCAACAGTGACGTCGCCTACAGCGGCCTGTACGGCATCCTGCCGACCTACTCGATCGACATGGAAATGGCCGACCGGGTCGACATCGTCAAAGGCCCCAGCCAGTTGCTCAACGGCATTTCGCCACGTGGCAGTGTCGGCGGCGGCATCAACGTTCAGCCCAAGCGTGCCGGCGAGCAGCCGATCACCGAGTTCACCGGCAGCTATGCCTCGGCGGGCCAGGCCGGCGGCGCCGTGGACATTGGCCGGCGTTTTGGCGAAGAGCAGCAGTTTGGCGTGCGCTTCAATGGGGTGAAACAGGGGGGCGACACCGAATGGGACCACCAGCGTGTCGAGCGCGAAATGGCGGTGCTGGGCCTGGATTTCCGTGGCGAGCGCCTGCGGTTGTCGGCCGACCTCGGCCACACCGAACGCGATACCGATGCGCCGCAGGAGCGTGTGCTGGTCGGCGCCAATGCTAAGGTGCCGGATGCTGACGACGTGCGCCACAACTACGCCCAGGCCTGGAGCAAGGCGCGCACCAGCGACACCTTTGGTGCGCTGCATGCCGAATATGACCTCAGCGAGTCGCTGCTGGCCTACGGCGCGGTTGGCGCGCGCAAGAGCAACCATGACTTCCTGCGCCACAACGTGTCGATCATCAACGATGCTGGCGACTTCACCGTGCAGCCACGCGACTTCACCCGGGACGAAACGGTGCGCACCGCCATGGCCGGTGTGCGCAACTGGTTCCATACCGGGCCGGTCAGCCACGAGCTGAACCTCGCCGCCACCTACTACTACATGGACTTCACCAACGGCGGTGCCCGCTATGCTGCGGCGCCCAGTAACCTCTACGACCCGGTCGCGACGCCGACGCCGGGCACGCCAACCCGTATCGACCCTGAGGTATACACGGAAAACCGTTTTTCCGGCGTAGCCTTGGCCGACACCCTCGGCTTCCTCGACGACCGCCTGCTGTTGACCGTGGGCGCGCGCTGGCAGCGGGTGCAGGTGGATGACTGGAGCGATGGCGTCAAAGGCGAAACGGCCTACGACGAAGAGAAGCTGTCGCCCTCGGGCGGTGTGCTGCTCAAGGTCACCGAGCAGCTATCGTTGTACGCTAACTACATGGAGGGCCTGAGCCAAGGCAAGATCGCGCCTTCGACGTCGATCAACGAAGACCAGATTTTCCCGCCGTTCACCAGCCGCCAGGTGGAGGTGGGGGCCAAGTACGATCTGGGCCAGGTCGCCTTTACCGCCAGTGCCTTCCGCATCCGCCAGCCCGCCTACGAAACCAACCCTGCTTCGCGGGTGTTTGGCCCCAATGGCAAGCGCGACAACCGCGGTATCGAGCTGAGCGTGTTCGGCGAACCGGTGCAAGGCGTACGGGTGTTGGGCGGGGTGATGTACCTTGACAGCGAACTGACTGACACCGTCGGTGGCGCCTACGATGGCAACCGTGCACCGGCCACGCCCGAGTACAACGTCAACCTCGGTGCCGAATGGGATGTGCCGGGGATGAGCGGCCTGACCCTGACGGCGCGGGGTATGCACTCGAGTTCGCAGTACCTGGACCAGAACAACAGCAAGCAGATCGATGGCTGGGAGCGCTATGACGTAGGCGCGCGTTATGCGTTCAAGGTGGACGCTACCCAGGTTACTTTGCGGGCCAGTGTCGAGAACGTGCTGGATCACCGTTACTGGAGCTCGGCTGGGGCCTCGGATGACAGTGAGCCGGGGCTGACACTTTCTACCCCTCGTACTTACCTGCTCTCGGCCACTGTGGGTTTTTAAAGCCCTGCGCGGCCCCTGTGGGAGCGACACAAGGCCGCTCCTACAATTGACCGCGTTAAACCGATCAAAGGGGATCAGGCACCACGGCGATCACATCGATTTCCATTAGCCACTCGGCCTGGGCCAACCCGGCAACCACCAGCCCGGTGGAAATCGGGAACACGCCTTTGAGCCATTTGCCCACTTCTTTGTACACCGGCTCGCGGAAGCGTGGGTCGGTGATGTAGGTGGTGGTCTTGACGATGTGCGACAAGTCCGAGCCGGCCTCTTCGAGCAACTGCTTGACGTTTTTCATCGCCTGCTCGGTTTGTGCCTGTGGGTCACCCAAGCCCACCAACTTGCCTTCGAAGTCGGTACCGACCTGGCCGCGCACATAGATGGTGTTACCGGCCCGCACAGCCTGGCACAGGTCGTTGTCCAGGGTCTGGTTGGGGTAGGTTTGCTTGGTGTTGAACATGCGGATGCGGGTATGGGTAGGCATCAGTGGGCTCCGAGGGTGCTGACGTTGCGGATCTTGGATTGTTGCTGCTCATCCGCAGCGCGTTGTTCACGGTCGCGGTAGGCGGTATAGGTGCGTTGCGTGGCGATGTGCCCGGCGACGTGCTTGGCGTCGTGCCACACGCCCCAGATGAACGACGAGCCGCGGCGCGACAGCCACGGCAAGCCCAGGAAGTACACGCCGGGCTCGCGGGCGACGCCGCGCTGGTGCTGCGGCTTGCCGTTGGCGTCAAAAGTGTCGACCTGCAGCCAGCTGAAATCCACGCCGTAACCGGTGGCCCAAATAATGCTGGTGACGCCGGCCTTGGCCAGGTCCAGTTGCTGCAGCGGGTTGACCATGCATGCCGGGTCGGCCAGGCGATGGCGTGCTTCAGGTTCTTCTGGCAGGTCGAGGCCGTTGCGTTCGATGTAGGCATCGGCGGCATCCAGCAGGGCCAAGTAGTTTTCATCGCCGCGGTTGATGTTTTCGACCAGGTTGTCTTGGAAGTGCGCCACGCCGTTGGCGAACGACTGGGTCAGGCCGACCAGGGTCATGCCTTGGTGGGCAAGGGCACGGAAGTCCACGGTGTGGCCACCCCGCGCGCCGCTGACAGCGATGGTCACGTGTTCGCGGCCGGGCTTGGCGATTTCTGCATCCCACTCACCCAATACGCCCAGCCACCAGCAAAAGTCGCGGTTGCGGTAGGCGCGCGGTGGGCGATCGTGGGCGCCGACCGAAAGGTATACCTGGCGCCCGGCACGCATCAGTTCCTCGGCGATCTGCACGCCGGAGGAGCCGGCGCCGACTACCAGCACAGCACCTTCGGGCAGTTGCTCGGGGTTGAAATAGGCCGCCGAGTGGATCTGGTGCAAGTTGCTGTCTTTCGGCGCGATGGCCGGGATCACCGGCTTCTGGAATGGGCCGGTGGCGGCGACCACACGGTTGGCGCGGATCACGCCTTCGTTGGTTTCGATGGTAAAACCAGGGCGGTCACTGTTGCGCAGTACTTTCTTCACTTCGATGCCGGTGCGAACCGGCAGGTTGTACGTGCGTACGTACTGCTCGAAGTAGTCGGCCACCTGGTCCTTGCCGGCGAAGGCATCGGCGTCGAGGTTGAATTGCAGCCCAGGGAAGCGGTCGTGCCAGACCGGGCCGTTGGCCACCAACGAGTCCCAGCGGCCCGTGCGCCAGGCCTCGGCGATGCGCTTGCGCTCCAGCACCAGGTGCGGCACGCCAAGCTTGCTCAGGTGTTCGCTCATGGCCACGCCGGCTTGGCCGGCGCCGACGACGAGGGTGTCGATTTCGAGGTTGTTCAGTGTCATGTCCGAGCCCTTTGTCAGGCGGTTTTTGTCAGGTCGGTTTGGAGGACCGCCGTTGCCTGGGGCCAGACTAGGGATGCCGTGGAAATGGCGAAAATAGTATTTAGCTGGGGCTTGCCTATAAAACGGCGAAGGCCCCGAATTTTGTGGCGAATCAGATGGAGGAGCGGGCTTTGCCCGCGAGGCGCCGCGCGGGTGGCGCTGGACCTCCCAGGCAATGCAGGTGCCACGGCGAGCACCGCGCATTCGACATGCGCTGCCCGAGCGTAGTTTTTTCCTGCCTAACCCCTCGGAAAAAGGTCGTTTCGCCTGCCCGAAGGTTCCACCCAGAATGCCGGGTATCGCACAGCACACAGGAACCATGACATGACTTTCTCCATCATCGGTCGTTGCCAGGAAACCGGCCAGGTCGGTATCGCCATCAGCTCGTCAAGCATCGCCGTGGGCGCCCGTTGCCCCTGGGTGCGGGCCGGTGTGGGCGCGGTCGCTACCCAGAACATCACCTTGCCGGCGCTGGGCCCACAAATTCTCGATGCCCTGGAACAGGGCCAGTTGCCGCCTGCGGCGGTGCTGGACCGGGTGCTAAGCGCTAATGGTTGGAGCGAGTACCGCCAGGTAACGGTCATCGACAGCCACGGCCAGGTGGCACTGTTCACCGGCCGCGAGGCGCTGGGCACGCACCATGCCGTGGCCGGTGAGCAATGCGCGGCGGCGGGCAACCTGTTGGCCTCGCTTCAGGTAATCGAAGCGATGGTGCAGGCCTTCGAGCAGGCGGCTGGGCACCTGGCCGACCGCCTGCTGGCTGCCATGCACGCGGCGATGGCCGCAGGCGGCGAGGCCGGGCCGGTGCACTCGGCGGCGTTGAAGATCGCCGGTGAGCTGACCTGGCCGCTGGTGGACCTGCGCGTGGACTGGGCCGATGCCGACCCGATTGGTGTGCTCGATGGCCTGTGGCAGGCCTACCGGCCGCAGATGCAAGATTACGTTACCCGCGCGCTCGACCCGACGCTAGCGCCAAGCTATGGGGTACCGGGCGATGAGTGAATTTGCCAGCCGCGCGCTGCTGGCCCGGTTGATCGGCTTTGCCACGGTCAGCCGAGATTCCAACGTGGCGCTGATCGGCTTTATCCGTGATTACCTGGCCGAACTGGGGGTGGAAAGCGAGCTGTTCCATAACCCGGAGGGCACCAAGGCTAACCTGTTCGCCACAATCGGCCCCCAGGACGTGGGTGGCGTGGTGCTGTCTGGGCATACCGATGTGGTGCCAGTGGACGGCCAGGCCTGGACGGTCGAGCCGTTTGCCCTGAGTGAGCGCGACGGCTGCCTGTATGGCCGTGGTACGGTCGACATGAAGGGTTTCATCGCTTCGGTACTGGCGGCGGTGCCCGCCTTCCTCGCCCAGCCATTGCGGATGCCGGTGCACCTGGCGTTCTCCTATGACGAGGAAGTCGGCTGCCTGGGTGTGCGCTCGATGCTCGCGGCGCTTGCACAGCGCCCGCACAAGCCGCGCTTGTGCTTGATTGGCGAGCCCACCGAGCTCAAGCCGGTGCTGGGCCACAAAGGCAAGCTGGCGATGCGCTGCCAAGTACAGGGCGCGGCCTGCCATTCAGCGTATGCGCCGTATGGGGTGAATGCCATCGAGTATGCAGCGAAGTTGATCGGCAAACTGGGCGAGATTGGCGCGGCACTGGCGCAACCGGATCAGCATGATGAACGCTTCGACCCACCGTTTTCCACCGTACAGGCCGGTGTGATCAACGGCGGCAGGGCACTGAACATCGTGCCTGCGCAGTGCCAGTTCGATTTCGAAGTGCGGGCACTGCCGGGTTTCGCAGCGCAGACGGTGGCCGACCAGTTGCAGACCTATGCCGAGGCCGAGTTGCTGCCGCGCATGTGCAAGGTCAATGCGGCCAGCGCCATTCGCCTGGAACCGTTAAGTGCGTACCCGGGGCTGGCCACTCCGGCGGACAGCGAGGCGGCGCGCTTGGTGGCGTTGCTCAGTGGCTCGGAGCAGTTTGGTACGGTGGCGTTTGGCACCGAAGGCGGATTGTTCGACCAGGCGGGCATCCCGACTGTGGTGTGTGGGCCTGGGAGCATGGACCAGGGGCACAAGCCGGATGAGTTTGTCAGTGTCGAGCAGTTGCGGGGGTGTGATGCCATGTTGCTGAGGTTGGTGGATTACCTCAAGCAGGCGTGACAGCGGCTCCCGGCCTTGCGCGGGCTGTTGTAGGAGCGGCCTTGTGTCGCGAAAGGGCCGCAAAGCGGCCCTAAAGGGTTTAGAAGGATGCCTTGACCTGCAACCCAACCACCAGCGCGTTGTCGATGGCTTTCCCGGAGAACGCCCCCGGCTCGATGATGTACTGCACATCCGGGCGTAGGTTCAACCACGGCGTGGCCTGGTAGCCGTAGCTCAGTTCGATCAACTGTTCGGCGCTGTCGATGTCGGGGAACTGTTGGCCGGCATCGAACGCGGCATCTTCCAGCACGTCGCGGCTACGTGGGTTCGGCACGGCACGGCCGTAGCCCAGCGCCACGGTATCCTTTGGGCGGCCTGCGAACGGCTGGTACAGCACCACGCCGGCGCCATACCACTTGGTGAACGGCGAAGCGGCCTTGCTCGCTGCCGAATACTGGCCGAAGGCATGCAGGCTGCGGCCTGGCAAGCCTTGGTCACTCCACACCGCCTGGTCAATCAGCAGGTAGTGGCCGCCGCGACCGGAAACTTCCTCGTCGCTGCCGATGCGCTTTGCATCGGAGCTGTCGTAGTAGTAGCCCAGTTTGTACTCGCCAGGCAGTTTGCCCTGCAGCTTGTACACCAGCTCTACTGGTACCACGGTGCCGGTGGTGTGCTTGGGCCCCAGGTGCCAGGCGCGGCTGGAATTGCCATTGCTTTGCGGGTCAACGTTGAACGCCGCCACGCGCAGTTGCCAGGCCGGCGACAGGTCGTACTTCACCCGCACGCCGAGGTGGGCATTGGGGTAGTTGGTCCAGCCACTGCCACCGGACATGTTCAGCGGGTGGCCGCAGAAACCGGCGTTCATGAAGTTGCACAGGATGCCGCTGTCCAGGCCGCCCAGGTCGTTGCCCATGGCCATGTAGCCGAGCTTGACGTTGAGCGCCGGGGTGAACAGGGTGCGCTCGTAGCTCAGCTCGGTCAGGCGCGTGTACAGGCCACCGTAGTTTTCCTGGATCGGCAGGCGGTTGCCCACCAGGTCTTCCGAGGCGCTGTTGCCACGGCGGTCGTTGATGGTCAGCTGGACCTTGCCGCCGTTGTCCAGGCCATACAGTTTCGACAGGTCGAACTGCACGCCCAGCTTCAGGTTCTGCGAGTAGCGTGCCGAGCGGTGCAGGCCGCCGTGGGCGTTGTAGGCGGTTTCGCCGCTGTAATCGCCGCTGAACTTGACGCCGTCTGCTTCCAGCTGGTGACGCAGGCCGCCCCAATCACCGGTCAGGGTGCTGCGGGTCAGCAGGTTGTCGTCGGCCAGGGCGGTGCTGCTGGCGAGGGCTAGCAGCAGGGTGGGGGTGATGCGAATTGCGGATGGCATTGCAGGGTCTCGGGTTGTTATTCAGGGCCCATTCGCGGGCAAGCCCGCTCCTACAGGTTCAACGTTGATCCTTGTGGGAGCGGGCGTGCCCGCGAAGAAGGCGACGCGGTCTTACGGCAAGGCGTAAGAAATCACGTAGTCGCCACGGTCAGTCGATTGGCGCGCACCGCCAGCAGTGATGACTACGTATTGCTTGCCGGTTTTCGGCGAGACATAGGTCATCGGGCCGCCCTGGCTGCCCACGGGCAGGCGAGCCTTCCAGATTTCGCTGCCGTTGCTGCTGTCGTAGGCGCGCAGGTAGAAGTCCTGGGTGCCCGCGATGAACACCAGGCCCCCTTGGGTCGACAGGGTGCCGCCGAGGGTTGGCAGGCCGACCTTGATCGGCAGGTGCATGCGGATGCCGAGGGGGCCGGTGTCTTCAACGGTACCCACCGGTACCTGCCAGGCCACCTGGCGGGTCTTCATGTCGATGGCGGTCAGGGTGCCGAATGGCGGCGCCTGGCACGGAATACCGGCCACCGACAGGA
Proteins encoded:
- a CDS encoding RidA family protein: MPTHTRIRMFNTKQTYPNQTLDNDLCQAVRAGNTIYVRGQVGTDFEGKLVGLGDPQAQTEQAMKNVKQLLEEAGSDLSHIVKTTTYITDPRFREPVYKEVGKWLKGVFPISTGLVVAGLAQAEWLMEIDVIAVVPDPL
- a CDS encoding DUF1028 domain-containing protein, whose translation is MTFSIIGRCQETGQVGIAISSSSIAVGARCPWVRAGVGAVATQNITLPALGPQILDALEQGQLPPAAVLDRVLSANGWSEYRQVTVIDSHGQVALFTGREALGTHHAVAGEQCAAAGNLLASLQVIEAMVQAFEQAAGHLADRLLAAMHAAMAAGGEAGPVHSAALKIAGELTWPLVDLRVDWADADPIGVLDGLWQAYRPQMQDYVTRALDPTLAPSYGVPGDE
- a CDS encoding sigma-70 family RNA polymerase sigma factor; this translates as MIDAAPPPQPSLPALYREHRGWLETWLRRRLGNAWDAADLSQDTFLRILASAQPLADIREPRAYLLTVGKRLLSNFHQRRSLEQAYLDALALLPEQHTPSPEQRWVLLETLQALDELLDGLKAPVRKAFLWSQLEGLGYAEIGKRLGVCERSVKRYMAQAYEHCLLADLQ
- the argE gene encoding acetylornithine deacetylase; the encoded protein is MSEFASRALLARLIGFATVSRDSNVALIGFIRDYLAELGVESELFHNPEGTKANLFATIGPQDVGGVVLSGHTDVVPVDGQAWTVEPFALSERDGCLYGRGTVDMKGFIASVLAAVPAFLAQPLRMPVHLAFSYDEEVGCLGVRSMLAALAQRPHKPRLCLIGEPTELKPVLGHKGKLAMRCQVQGAACHSAYAPYGVNAIEYAAKLIGKLGEIGAALAQPDQHDERFDPPFSTVQAGVINGGRALNIVPAQCQFDFEVRALPGFAAQTVADQLQTYAEAELLPRMCKVNAASAIRLEPLSAYPGLATPADSEAARLVALLSGSEQFGTVAFGTEGGLFDQAGIPTVVCGPGSMDQGHKPDEFVSVEQLRGCDAMLLRLVDYLKQA
- a CDS encoding FecR domain-containing protein, with amino-acid sequence MIPHTPATREAVRAAARWLALVDSGGASQRDLLRLAQWRARSGLHESAWQKALLLRQRFAELPSPLAMATLGRPDAGRRALLKQALGLAALLPAAWLVSRELPLDAWTADLHTAVGERQQVLLSDGTFVQLNTDSAVDFAPGARRLVLLRGEVAARVPGNLGLTVQVPYGQVVLDAGEVCLRLVDQACRVSVLNGTASLQPLRGPARVLQAGQQANLQAVGIGPVTSLALWPLGWREGVLRLEDRPLGELLHELRRYRPGVLRWAPALEGLRVTGTFRLDDTDRVLALLAASLPLQVHTRTRYWVSLAARETRA
- a CDS encoding TonB-dependent receptor, which gives rise to MPAVKSCRLRPLARAAHPLFAMSLLLCAPAWADEPARRSYQVPAASLGAVLTHFAEQAGVSLSLDPVLVNGRHSNGLSGSYSVDEGFAQLLRGSGLQLLPVGEGSFTLVPAPPAGGPLEIAPISIVSGLAASSETQPYAGGQVARQGAQGLLGSRDFMETPFSITSYTSEWVKNQQARTLGELIASDPSVRATNPAGGRFEQFTIRGFSLFNSDVAYSGLYGILPTYSIDMEMADRVDIVKGPSQLLNGISPRGSVGGGINVQPKRAGEQPITEFTGSYASAGQAGGAVDIGRRFGEEQQFGVRFNGVKQGGDTEWDHQRVEREMAVLGLDFRGERLRLSADLGHTERDTDAPQERVLVGANAKVPDADDVRHNYAQAWSKARTSDTFGALHAEYDLSESLLAYGAVGARKSNHDFLRHNVSIINDAGDFTVQPRDFTRDETVRTAMAGVRNWFHTGPVSHELNLAATYYYMDFTNGGARYAAAPSNLYDPVATPTPGTPTRIDPEVYTENRFSGVALADTLGFLDDRLLLTVGARWQRVQVDDWSDGVKGETAYDEEKLSPSGGVLLKVTEQLSLYANYMEGLSQGKIAPSTSINEDQIFPPFTSRQVEVGAKYDLGQVAFTASAFRIRQPAYETNPASRVFGPNGKRDNRGIELSVFGEPVQGVRVLGGVMYLDSELTDTVGGAYDGNRAPATPEYNVNLGAEWDVPGMSGLTLTARGMHSSSQYLDQNNSKQIDGWERYDVGARYAFKVDATQVTLRASVENVLDHRYWSSAGASDDSEPGLTLSTPRTYLLSATVGF
- a CDS encoding NAD(P)/FAD-dependent oxidoreductase — translated: MTLNNLEIDTLVVGAGQAGVAMSEHLSKLGVPHLVLERKRIAEAWRTGRWDSLVANGPVWHDRFPGLQFNLDADAFAGKDQVADYFEQYVRTYNLPVRTGIEVKKVLRNSDRPGFTIETNEGVIRANRVVAATGPFQKPVIPAIAPKDSNLHQIHSAAYFNPEQLPEGAVLVVGAGSSGVQIAEELMRAGRQVYLSVGAHDRPPRAYRNRDFCWWLGVLGEWDAEIAKPGREHVTIAVSGARGGHTVDFRALAHQGMTLVGLTQSFANGVAHFQDNLVENINRGDENYLALLDAADAYIERNGLDLPEEPEARHRLADPACMVNPLQQLDLAKAGVTSIIWATGYGVDFSWLQVDTFDANGKPQHQRGVAREPGVYFLGLPWLSRRGSSFIWGVWHDAKHVAGHIATQRTYTAYRDREQRAADEQQQSKIRNVSTLGAH
- a CDS encoding carbohydrate porin; its protein translation is MPSAIRITPTLLLALASSTALADDNLLTRSTLTGDWGGLRHQLEADGVKFSGDYSGETAYNAHGGLHRSARYSQNLKLGVQFDLSKLYGLDNGGKVQLTINDRRGNSASEDLVGNRLPIQENYGGLYTRLTELSYERTLFTPALNVKLGYMAMGNDLGGLDSGILCNFMNAGFCGHPLNMSGGSGWTNYPNAHLGVRVKYDLSPAWQLRVAAFNVDPQSNGNSSRAWHLGPKHTTGTVVPVELVYKLQGKLPGEYKLGYYYDSSDAKRIGSDEEVSGRGGHYLLIDQAVWSDQGLPGRSLHAFGQYSAASKAASPFTKWYGAGVVLYQPFAGRPKDTVALGYGRAVPNPRSRDVLEDAAFDAGQQFPDIDSAEQLIELSYGYQATPWLNLRPDVQYIIEPGAFSGKAIDNALVVGLQVKASF